In one Ignavibacteriota bacterium genomic region, the following are encoded:
- a CDS encoding chitobiase/beta-hexosaminidase C-terminal domain-containing protein has protein sequence MYNLIRTLAAVLLFTAISTSAQDNWKPVDGNIKTRWAKDVDPNNPHHEYPRPNLVRDAWKNLNGLWNYELTDLNSKPKYFSEKILVPFPIESSLSGVKKSVNDSTLLWYNRNFTIPEDWSGKKIILHFEAVDWQTKVWINDNFAGEHKGGYDPFSFDITEFLKDGEDQSLIISVWDPTDKGTQPCGKQVQDPGGIFYTSTTGIWQTVWLEPVNENYIQEYFVIPDIDKHLIKLKVNSSDNNSASKIKIVIKENNKEVKTYSGNYNDTLKLQIANPILWTPENPFLYGLEITLFNEDKATDKITGYFGMRKISLDKDSFGRLKIFLNNKFVFQNGPLDQGFWPDGIYTAPTDEALKSDIEITKELGFNMMRKHVKVEPRRFYYWCDKLGILVWQDMPSGDAKIAPDEKDIVRSKESAEQYEFELSRLISTRFNNPSIIIWVPFNEGWGQFDTERITKKIKMLDPSRLVNNTSGWSDRNVGDIYDIHSYPAPRMPEAQKERAIVIGEFGGLGLRIDKHVWTNENWGYVSFTDPEKLLSDYEKYYSNIWEFVKDSALSAVVYTQTTDVETEVNGLLSYDREIIKLNKTALRKINTNNYVKAPKIKPTGGLINKGQKVEIFSDQPQSIFYTLDGTEPSMSSALYSSPIIINSNSVLKTKVIIDNNESRTISEDFKITEMNQPEYIFPFSERFQAGGAFALIDGVKGSEIYSDGKWQGFDGNNFEIIFSGLDSKNIKEIKINFLEDLDKWIFFPSEVNLKYSNDGKNYTLLKSIKIDQPADYRDASIKSISFDMKNVDFTIVRIEAVNIKVCPVWHKGSGEKSWLFIDEVEFLK, from the coding sequence ATGTACAATTTAATTAGAACTTTAGCCGCAGTATTATTATTTACTGCAATTAGTACCTCAGCACAAGACAACTGGAAACCGGTTGATGGAAATATTAAAACAAGGTGGGCAAAAGATGTTGATCCAAACAATCCGCATCATGAATATCCGCGGCCTAATTTGGTAAGAGATGCTTGGAAAAATCTAAACGGTTTGTGGAATTACGAATTGACAGATCTAAATAGTAAACCAAAATATTTTAGTGAGAAAATTCTTGTCCCCTTTCCTATCGAATCATCATTATCGGGCGTAAAAAAATCGGTAAATGATTCAACTTTGCTTTGGTATAATAGAAATTTCACAATACCTGAAGATTGGAGCGGAAAGAAAATCATTCTTCATTTCGAAGCAGTAGATTGGCAGACAAAAGTTTGGATAAATGATAATTTTGCCGGAGAACATAAAGGCGGATATGATCCATTTAGTTTTGATATTACTGAATTTTTAAAAGACGGAGAAGATCAATCATTAATAATCTCTGTGTGGGATCCGACAGATAAAGGAACTCAGCCTTGCGGTAAGCAGGTTCAAGATCCGGGTGGAATTTTTTATACGTCAACAACTGGCATTTGGCAAACGGTTTGGTTGGAACCGGTTAATGAAAATTATATTCAAGAATATTTTGTCATTCCGGATATTGATAAACATTTGATTAAATTAAAAGTAAATTCATCAGATAATAACTCAGCATCCAAAATAAAAATTGTAATTAAAGAAAATAATAAAGAAGTTAAGACTTATTCGGGAAACTATAATGATACGTTAAAACTTCAAATTGCAAATCCAATTTTATGGACCCCGGAAAATCCATTTTTATACGGATTGGAAATTACACTGTTTAATGAGGATAAAGCAACAGATAAGATAACCGGTTACTTTGGAATGAGAAAAATTTCTTTAGATAAAGATTCATTTGGCAGACTAAAAATATTTTTGAACAATAAATTTGTTTTTCAAAACGGACCGCTTGACCAAGGATTTTGGCCTGATGGAATTTATACAGCGCCAACCGATGAAGCTTTAAAATCAGATATAGAAATTACCAAAGAACTTGGCTTTAATATGATGCGTAAACATGTAAAGGTTGAGCCGAGAAGATTTTATTACTGGTGTGATAAACTTGGTATTCTTGTTTGGCAGGATATGCCTTCAGGTGACGCGAAAATTGCCCCAGATGAAAAAGATATTGTTCGTTCAAAAGAATCTGCAGAGCAATATGAATTTGAATTAAGCAGATTGATTTCAACACGCTTCAATAATCCAAGCATAATAATTTGGGTTCCTTTCAATGAAGGCTGGGGTCAATTTGATACTGAAAGAATTACGAAAAAAATAAAAATGTTGGATCCTTCGCGATTGGTAAACAATACAAGCGGATGGAGCGACAGGAATGTCGGCGATATTTATGATATTCACAGTTATCCCGCACCGAGAATGCCGGAAGCTCAGAAAGAAAGAGCGATTGTCATAGGCGAATTTGGCGGTTTGGGATTGAGAATTGACAAACACGTTTGGACTAATGAAAATTGGGGTTATGTATCATTTACCGATCCAGAAAAATTATTATCCGACTATGAAAAATATTATTCGAATATTTGGGAATTTGTCAAAGATTCTGCTCTAAGCGCGGTTGTTTACACACAAACAACCGATGTTGAAACCGAGGTGAACGGATTGCTCAGTTATGACAGAGAAATTATAAAATTAAACAAAACCGCTTTACGTAAAATCAACACAAACAATTATGTTAAAGCGCCAAAAATTAAACCAACGGGCGGACTAATTAACAAAGGGCAAAAAGTAGAAATTTTCTCTGATCAACCGCAATCAATTTTTTACACATTGGATGGTACTGAACCAAGTATGAGTTCCGCACTTTATTCTTCGCCAATTATAATTAATTCTAATTCTGTGTTAAAAACAAAAGTAATAATTGATAATAATGAAAGCAGAACAATATCGGAAGATTTTAAAATTACGGAAATGAATCAGCCTGAATATATTTTCCCCTTTAGCGAAAGATTTCAAGCCGGCGGCGCATTTGCGTTAATAGATGGAGTTAAAGGTTCGGAAATATACAGTGACGGCAAATGGCAAGGATTTGACGGGAATAATTTCGAAATTATTTTTAGCGGACTTGATTCAAAAAATATTAAAGAAATTAAAATTAACTTTCTGGAAGATTTAGATAAGTGGATTTTCTTTCCATCAGAAGTAAATTTGAAATATTCTAATGATGGGAAAAATTATACTTTACTTAAATCAATTAAAATTGATCAGCCTGCAGATTACCGCGACGCGTCAATTAAAAGTATATCTTTTGATATGAAAAACGTAGACTTTACAATCGTTAGAATTGAAGCCGTTAATATAAAAGTATGCCCCGTTTGGCATAAAGGTTCTGGCGAAAAGTCATGGTTATTTATTGATGAAGTAGAATTTCTTAAATAA